A single region of the Oryzias latipes chromosome 19, ASM223467v1 genome encodes:
- the LOC101173508 gene encoding proliferation marker protein Ki-67 isoform X2, translated as MPLHGKIVVIKRSGVDGTEFPLTASCLFGRKPDCDIRIQLPQVSKEHCRIDLNENKEVILTNLSTANPTRVNGEVLAQSERLKHGDTITIVDRSFRFEYPPAPTPKKRSSSGGKTETLKVRQDQQVAVAVCPGTGEKRTSEVTTGSHLKDGAHHDNIQRSLEKTLEMESTEASQEQTKNDSPFSDLYHMIKKSLEIKTPCKSSASQAQTPSSKFCTPNPASVRKSTNKPATPTPENDQPKGSETPQTAKKQAKTIRVPAGDEPRMEEPNASSEGPSQKRRSSGTSQKFTAMEIIEQISGQTLKSPAGRRSKEATPTGAEASKPQAKQNMKSPKAKSPGRASPGNSGTTETEAAPKKRKSGELRKDQLSPQKKKRVSFGGQLSPELFDKRLPPNSPLRKGATPRRSLMVFRPKSTLLRRASVIGLIKEQSPAKARTPSPKKPKAGKSASPKAASPAQKSPKSRSASPKAASPAQKSPKSKSVLPKSPTSAQKSPKSRSASPKAASPAQKSPKSKSVLPKSPTSAQKSPKSRSASPKAASPAQKSPKSRSASPKSASPAQKSPKSRSASPKAASPAQKSPKSKSVLPKSPTSAQKSPKSRSASPKAASPAQKSPKSRSASPKAASPAQKSPKSRSASPKAASPAQKSPKSRSASPKAKSMGGASPKTPLNSGVQTQTLQGRFSVSRISTPSPTAEAKPVKEPLVTPKIPIKRKSMKSSAQKTPRSAKSAAKMLQRRSGASRISMKALSSWAGIVKFGKTKPQVFVPSKKKTPQKTKKKAAKCKPQTPARVPKGHVSTGHADSPATIVVGRAHKKHVVVGAAPRVVTNTVLIKKRMKMDEDLTGISEMFQTPVAEKKRRSLTNDPEVVKTPGGSLSASVMSTPEESGEMIVSPLSVASAIKNRRYNSEAVQRLLDGEESSFAADDLTVNTESTNQNKDGKTAAAITPKQNAPKPEGLTGVKRIVKTPKQKTEPLEDLRGKILKTPKQKPEQRECLTGVKRIMKTPKHKAEPLEDLRGKILKTPKQKTEQQECLTGVKRIMKTPKHKAEPLEDLRGNLLKTPKQKPEQQECLTGVRRIFKTPQQEAEPVEDLREKLSKTPKDMEMLDVSLDGVEELLKTPANDEAKNPQTMSAQSSSPAKKTPRQKSSPVQDLVGLKRPVRTPKQKGEPVEDNFGIKRLMKSPRMRGNPPVEDFEGLQELMEEPQTDLPTDEQDEGSMECAALTTEPEGVDDGNSSERLNESCSHEPAEAQGDSLPFVDAEASQQPDADKVDEINADKVPKVDPLEQNKKANRGRRTKAVESEDVGDRNEAPEPPEEPAPVLPVRGRRGKKTEATASSAVRPTRGRNAKISGEESAPQVSKAANRRETGRNAKHEEKGEQVTEDTVTAENQELEHQGTSAMISRAKRAKGVQNEAPVRAKRGRNAKHEDEEVDRVSQDVTDCQQASVEEKTNKSEEIVALHQEEPAAVEALTTKPRRGGRKAKQDAPAASTEVQEPLRVPTEKPVRGRRGKPVPEDAVTAENQELEPEHQETEERIGKPSRAVAPGRAKRGRNAKHEDEEVDKVLQDVTNFQQASVEELTNKSEEINAPHQEEPAAVDTQPPKPRRGGRKAKQDAPAASTEVQEPLCVSTEKPVRGRRGRQVPGDTVTAESQNLEPEHQETTEKVGRAKRTKVVQNEVPVRAKRGRNAKHEEKEVDKVSQDVTNSQQASVEERPKEIVVPQQEEPAKPRRGGRKAKQDAESVAAAPSTEVQEPLRVSTDKPVRGRRGKRVPEDAVTAESLELEPEHQETTEKVCKSSRTKREKAAQNEVAKATPVKRAQRGAAPAGETAEQLTLSVPEPAPGVAAPKAKRGRRVAAKQSPEEVSSEQTSPAEEEGKPVVEESKKPSRFVSWKADLEICDIPKALPVKAARGRKSKLNAHNENKNVSDADAAKGEELSGDAVQTVPAKRSRRGVHGGDVAAASTSKSGLKENEPQPKTRRGRAAKK; from the exons ATGCCGTTACACGGAAAAATTGTCGTGATTAAGAGAAGTGGGGTGGACGGGACTGAATTTCCTCTCACTGCATCATGTTTGTTTGGAAG AAAACCGGATTGTGATATCCGTATCCAGCTTCCACAAGTCTCCAAGGAACATTGCAGAATTgacttaaatgaaaataaagag GTTATTTTGACCAATCTGAGCACAGCCAACCCGACACGTGTCAATGGAGAAGTTCTGGCTCAGTCTGAACGCTTGAAACACGGAGATACTATAACTATTGTTGACCGTTCTTTCAG GTTTGAGTATCCACCTGCACCTACACCTAAGAAGAGGTCTTCATCTGGAGGGAAGACAGAGACTCTCAAA GTTCGTCAGGACCAGCAAGTGGCAGTGGCTGTTTGTCCCGGGACCGGAGAGAAAAGGACTTCAGAAGTGACAACAG GTTCTCATTTGAAAGATGGAGCTCACCACGACAACATCCAGCGATCTCTGGAGAAAACTTTGGAGATGGAGTCCACGGAAGCAAGTCAGGAGCAAACCAAAAACGACTCTCCATTCAGCGATCTGTATCACATGATCAAGAAATCGCTGGAAATCAAGACTCCCTGCAAATCATCTGCCAGTCAGGCTCAGACGCCGTCCTCAAAGTTCTGCACCCCAAATCCGGCTTCAGTCAGGAAGAGCACAAATAAACCGGCAACTCCCACCCCCGAAAATGATCAGCCTAAAGGCAGCGAGACCCCGCAGACTGCTAAGAAGCAGGCGAAGACCATCCGGGTTCCTGCTGGTGATGAGCCGAGAATGGAGGAGCCCAACGCCAGTTCTGAAGGGCCTTCCCAAAAGAGAAGAAGCAGTGGGACATCCCAGAAGTTCACAGCGATGGAGATTATTGAGCAAATATCTGGGCAAACACTTAAATCCCCAGCTGGACGAAGAAGTAAGGAAGCAACACCGACCGGAGCTGAAGCATCCAAGCCCCAAGCGAAGCAGAACATGAAGTCTCCCAAAGCAAAGTCTCCTGGAAGAGCATCACCCGGCAACTCGGGGACGACTGAGACAG AAGCGGCACCCAAAAAACGCAAAAGTGGTGAGCTCAGGAAAGACCAGCTCTctccacagaagaagaaacgcGTCTCCTTTGGAGGCCAGCTGAGCCCAGAGTTATTCGACAAACGACTGCCTCCTAACTCCCCCTTACGCAAGGGAGCTACTCCGAGGAGAAGTCTGATGGTGTTTAGACCCAAATCCACCCTCCTTAGGAGAGCTTCTGTCATCGGTTTGATAAAG gAGCAAAGTCCTGCTAAAGCAAGAACCCCATCACCCAAGAAACCCAAAGCTGGAAAGAGTGCCTCCCCCAAAGCAGCTTCTCCTGCTCAAAAGTCTCCAAAATCCAGATCTGCTTCCCCCAAAGCAGCTTCCCCAGCACAAAAGTCTCCAAAATCCAAGTCTGTTTTACCCAAATCACCAACTTCTGCTCAGAAGTCGCCAAAATCCAGATCTGCTTCCCCTAAAGCAGCTTCCCCAGCACAAAAGTCTCCAAAATCCAAGTCTGTTTTACCCAAATCACCAACTTCTGCTCAGAAGTCGCCAAAATCCAGATCTGCTTCCCCTAAAGCAGCTTCTCCTGCTCAAAAGTCTCCAAAATCCAGGTCTGCTTCTCCCAAATCAGCTTCTCCTGCTCAAAAGTCTCCAAAATCCAGATCTGCTTCCCCCAAAGCAGCTTCCCCAGCACAAAAGTCTCCAAAATCCAAGTCTGTTTTACCCAAATCACCAACTTCTGCTCAGAAGTCTCCAAAATCCAGGTCTGCTTCCCCTAAAGCAGCTTCTCCTGCTCAAAAGTCTCCAAAATCCAGATCTGCTTCTCCCAAAGCAGCTTCTCCTGCTCAAAAGTCTCCAAAATCCAGGTCTGCTTCCCCTAAAGCAGCTTCTCCTGCTCAAAAGTCTCCAAAATCCAGGTCTGCTTCCCCTAAAGCCAAATCTATGGGTGGTGCATCACCTAAAACTCCCTTGAATTCAGGAGTCCAGACCCAAACACTGCAAGGACGCTTCTCAGTGTCCCGCATCAGCACCCCGTCTCCCACTGCAGAAGCCAAGCCTGTTAAGGAGCCTTTAGTCACCCCCAAAATCCCCATAAAGAGGAAGAGCATGAAGAGCAGCGCACAAAAAACCCCACGTTCTGCCAAAAGTGCCGCaaagatgctgcagagacgaAGCGGGGCGTCCCGCATCTCTATGAAAG CATTAAGTTCCTGGGCAGGAATAGTGAAATTTGGTAAAACTAAACCTCAAGTTTTCGTTCCATCTAAAAAAAAGACTCCTCAAAAGACCAAGAAGAAAGCTGCAAAGTGCAAACCGCAG ACCCCTGCCAGGGTACCGAAGGGCCACGTGAGCACCGGACACGCCGATTCCCCGGCTACCATTGTTGTGGGCAGAGctcacaaaaaacatgttgtggTTGGAGCTGCGCCCAGAGTGGTCACCAACACCGTCCTCATCAAGAAACGGATGAAAATGGACGAGGACTTGACCG gtatttctgaaatgtttcaaacCCCTGTTGCTGAGAAGAAACGTCGATCTCTGACCAATGACCCGGAGGTTGTGAAGACACCGGGGGGCAGCCTGAGTGCATCTGTGATGAGCACACCTGAGGAGTCAG GTGAGATGATTGTGTCTCCTCTCAGTGTCGCGTCTGCCATCAAGAACAGGCGGTACAACAGCGAGGCTGTTCAGCGTCTCCTGGATGGAGAAGAGTCCAGTTTTGCTGCCGACGACCTCACTGTGAACACAGAGTCCACAAATCAGAACAAAGACGGGAAGACGGCTGCTGCCATAACTCCCAAACAGAACGCCCCAAAACCAGAAGGTCTCACCGGGGTCAAGAGGATCGTGAAGACTCCGAAACAGAAAACGGAGCCTCTCGAAGACCTCCGAGGCAAGATTCTGAAAACCCCCAAACAGAAACCGGAGCAACGGGAGTGCCTGACTGGAGTGAAGAGGATCATGAAGACCCCGAAACACAAAGCGGAGCCCCTCGAAGACCTCCGAGGCAAGATTCTGAAAACTCCTAAGCAGAAAACGGAACAGCAGGAGTGTCTGACCGGAGTGAAAAGGATCATGAAGACCccaaaacacaaagcagaacCTCTAGAGGACCTCAGAGGAAACCTCCTGAAAACCCCCAAACAGAAACCGGAACAGCAGGAGTGTCTGACCGGCGTTAGGAGAATCTTTAAGACTCCGCAGCAAGAAGCTGAACCCGTTGAAGATCTCAGAGAGAAACTCTCGAAGACCCCAAAAGACATGGAGATGCTTGATGTGAGTTTGGACGGAGTTGAAGAACTCCTCAAGACGCCTGCTAATGATGAGGCCAAAAATCCCCAAACAATGAGCGCACAGAGCTCCTCCCCTGCCAAGAAAACACCGAGGCAGAAAAGTTCTCCCGTCCAAGATCTGGTTGGTTTGAAGAGGCCCGTGCGTACCCCCAAACAGAAGGGGGAACCTGTGGAGGACAACTTCGGGATCAAGAGGCTGATGAAATCGCCAAGGATGAGAGGAAATCCTCCAGTGGAAGACTTTGAGGGACTTCAGGAGCTCATGGAGGAGCCACAGACGGATCTGCCGACAGACGAG CAGGATGAAGGGTCCATGGAGTGTGCTGCTCTAACAACAG AGCCTGAAGGAGTCGACGACGGGAACAGCTCAGAGAGGCTGAATGAAAGCTGTAGCCATGAGCCTGCAGAGGCTCAGGGAGATTCTCTCCCTTTTGTAGATGCTGAAGCTTCACAACAGCCCGATGCAGACAAGGTCGACGAGATCAACGCTGACAAAGTCCCTAAGGTGGATCCTttggagcaaaacaaaaaggctAATCGAGGCAGACGTACAAAAGCAGTGGAGTCTGAAGACGTTGGGGACAGAAATGAGGCGCCCGAACCTCCTGAAGAACCTGCTCCCGTCCTCCCAGTGAGAGGGAGAAGAGGGAAGAAAACTGAGGCCACAGCATCATCTGCTGTCAGACCCACGAGGGGcagaaatgcaaagatctcaggGGAAGAGAGCGCTCCTCAGGTTTCCAAAGCTGCCAACAGACGGGAAACGGGAAGAAATGCAAAACATGAAGAGAAAGGAGAGCAGGTCACAGAGGACACGGTCACTGCAGAGAACCAAGAGCTTGAGCATCAGGGAACGTCAGCAATGATCAGCAGAGCAAAGAGAGCAAAGGGAGTCCAAAATGAGGCTCCAGTCAGGGCTAAGAGAGGAAGAAACGCCAAACACGAGGACGAAGAAGTCGACAGAGTTTCACAAGATGTAACCGACTGCCAGCAGGCTTCTGTTGAGGAAAAGACAAACAAGTCTGAGGAAATTGTTGCTCTACACCAGGAAGAACCTGCTGCTGTTGAAGCTCTGACAACAAAACCAAGGAGAGGAGGGcgaaaagcaaaacaagacgCTCCTGCAGCTTCTACTGAAGTACAAGAGCCTCTTCGTGTCCCCACAGAGAAACCTgtgagaggaagaagagggaagCCGGTCCCAGAGGACGCCGTCACTGCTGAGAACCAAGAGCTGGAGCCTGAAcatcaggaaacagaagaaagaaTCGGTAAACCCAGCAGAGCTGTGGCTCCAGGCAGAGCTAAAAGAGGAAGAAACGCCAAACATGAGGACGAAGAAGTCGACAAAGTTTTACAAGATGTAACCAACTTCCAGCAGGCTTCTGTTGAGGAACTAACAAACAAGTCTGAGGAAATTAATGCTCCACACCAGGAAGAACCTGCTGCTGTTGATACACAGCCTCCAAAACCAAGGAGAGGAggcagaaaagcaaaacaagacgCTCCTGCAGCTTCTACTGAAGTACAAGAACCTCTCTGTGTCTCCACAGAGAAACCTgtgagaggaagaagagggagaCAGGTCCCAGGGGACACGGTCACTGCTGAGAGCCAAAACCTGGAGCCTGAACATCAGGAAACGACGGAAAAAGTCGGCAGAGCGAAGAGAACAAAAGTAGTCCAAAATGAGGTTCCAGTCAGAGCTAAGAGAGGAAGAAACGCCAAACATGAGGAGAAAGAAGTCGACAAGGTTTCACAAGATGTAACCAACTCCCAGCAGGCTTCTGTGGAGGAGAGACCAAAGGAAATTGTTGTCCCACAACAGGAAGAACCTGCAAAACCAAGGAGAGGAGGAcgaaaagcaaaacaagacgCTGAAAGTGTGGCTGCTGCACCTTCTACTGAAGTACAAGAGCCTCTCCGTGTCTCCACAGACAAACCTgtgagaggaagaagagggaaaCGGGTCCCAGAGGACGCCGTCACTGCTGAGAGCCTAGAGCTGGAGCCTGAACATCAGGAAACCACTGAAAAAGTCTGCAAATCCAGCAGAACAAAGAGAGAAAAGGCGGCCCAAAATGAGGTAGCAAAAGCCACCCCAGTTAAGAGAGCTCAGCGAGGAGCAGCTCCAGCAGGTGAGACAGCGGAACAACTCACTCTGTCTGTACCAGAACCGGCTCCAGGTGTCGCTGCCCCAAAAGCAAAGAGAGGAAGACGGGTGGCAGCAAAGCAATCACCTGAAGAGGTGAGCAGTGAGCAGACGAGCCCTGCTGAAGAAGAAGGCAAGCCTGTGGTGGAGGAATCAAAGAAGCCATCGCGGTTTGTCTCGTGGAAAGCAGATCTGGAGATCTGTGATATTCCAAAAGCACTTCCTGTAAAGGCTGCTCGTGGTAGGAAGTCAAAACTCAACGctcacaatgaaaacaaaaatgtctctgATGCCGACGCGGCCAAAGGGGAGGAGCTCTCAGGGGACGCTGTCCAAACTGTGCCCGCCAAGAGAAGCAGGCGAGGAGTTCATGGCGGCGATGTGGCGGCGGCTTCCACAAGCAAGAGTGGTCTTAAAGAAAATGAACCTCAGCCAAAAACCCGACGAGGAAGAGCAGCTAAGAAATAA